aagaggtgggcatgtcacaacatgtcctgtaagacttcaacacggtggcgcttttgttctgTCAGaagcttcgtgcccaagccatcaGCATCTGAatcagccatctgaatcatccgaatggtggacaaggtggacatgccacaacatgtaccgtgaggcttcatcacggaggtgcttttgctgcgccgtcagcttcgtgctgatgaatttcgctgcaactcttttcatggccaaatcttctttcacagtggaatgtgccgaaaaagtgctgatgtccacctcttccacaatttctcggatagtcacacgacggtcccacatcaccacagtgttcactttggaaatgatctggtcatttcagcgtgttgatggccgacgagagcgcggctcgctctccaccgttgtgcggacgtctttaaaccagttgtaccgctccttaatctgtgtgatgcccatagcatcgtcaccgaaagccgtctgaataatccgaatggtttccacctggctgtcgcccagtttctggcaaaatttgatgcagttgcgctgctccagtcgttccgccgtttccttgcaaagaaaaaaatgacgagagactccacccatcctcacacaaaggctgcttacaagcaaatgatgcaatcgacaggcgtgaaaaaaatcatgcattcgcacgaaggttcaaggttggctcatgcaagcacacgtgattcaaatccatcaggttttgaaaaaaaaaaaaggtccgatacttttttaacagaccttgtatttcctCATATTCCCATCATATCCATCTTGATTAAAAGGCCCTCCACCCAAAGCATGTAATATGCTTTCTCTCTTTCTAAAAATATTGTCAGCACAGTCTCTTTGTTTACCTGACCTTTCCTTATGTCATCTTCTAAGCATAAGATGGAGACAGTAGTGTTTCTCCCTTTTCTGCTCTGGCAGTTGGCACagatcaccaatcaggcctgcatggtagagtgaggccagacggaagccactccttagtaaaaatggtcatgacagcccacctgcagtttgtcaaaaggcacctgaaggactctcagtagggaggggtgttatttcaaaaaatttggaaatctataaatgtttgcatggaatatggaaatatacacagaataaaccatagaaggataaattttgggtcatttggttccaaaaacccatatagatggagcgtttgaaaatttcaagtaacgcgtgtgtcgtatgtgctgttgacgtagaaaaccactctgttgcttataattagttcattgtggccatgtcattctttacatgtgatgattatactcaactgataaaaagtaagtccctttagctgctcccttgtttgcactcggggtcaccacagcaaatccaaggtggatctgcatgttgaattggcacaggttttacgccggatgcccttcctgacacaactccacattacatagagaaatgtggcaggggtgggatttgaacctggagccttctgaactgaaaccaagcgcattaaccacttggccaccacccctgctgattatactcaactgatgttcctgaaataaaaacaacatagattttgtttgttacaattgattgtaacatatgtactgaaattagtttttttttttgtcaattactcttaaacaaaacaccagataggcttattgttactatagaagttgaatataaacttgtggtcaagcaacatttggagccaaatttcaagtctctaggtgcagcggttctcaagatatgacatgttcgtcgatatttttggcaatttttgaacccgatatcttcactggctccgtccatatgggtttttggaaccaaatgacccaaaatttatcctgctatggtttattgtgtgtatatttccatattccatacaaacatttatagatttccaaattttttgaaataacacccctccctactctcagaccatgataaATAAAATTATCTCGTCTGAGACAAAGGGTGAACTCTTTGctctttggagtgaatgccaggtgtcactttataggaaaccagccaccatccctacagtggttgtggcagcatcatgctgtgcggctgtttttcagtggcagaactgggagactaggcaggtttgagggaaagatgaatacagcaatgtacagaggcatcctggatgaaattCTCCTCCAGatcgctcttaacctcagactggggtgacagttcatctttcagcaggacaatgaccctaagcacacagccaagatatcacaggagtgacttcaggacgactctgtgaatgtccttgattggcccagtcagagcccagacctaaatctgattgaacacctctggagagatctgataatggctgtgcactgacgccatccaacccgatggaacttgagatgtgctgcagagaggaatgggcaaaactgcccaaagataggtgctccaagcttgtggcatcatattcaagaagacttgaggctgtaactgctgccaaaagttcaagaaattattgagcaaagggtgttgaATACTTatatgcatgtgatttcttagttttatttttaataaattagcaaaaaaacaaaaaaaaaaaaaaacaaaacaaaacctttttcatgttgtcattatggggttttgtgaatagaatttttagGGGAAAAGATTaacttactctattttggaataaggctgtaacgaaatgtggaaacagtgatgCGCTGTATTATCTGAATGCACAGTAAATGGCAACAACATTTAGTATTCCATTCCCCAAACATTTGTTCTGATTTTGTGCAGTAAACAGCAAGTACATTGCTTTGTTTACATTGTAAAACGTCTTTTGTTATTTGTTTGGTTTTCTCGGCCAATAATAAAtcatacaaacaaaacataaaacgTGTATACTATGGTGGCATAATGGTTTGCACGTTGAACTGGGATGCCAGTTTGATtgctcccaactggcactttgATCAGATGTGCTGGAAAGGAGTGAAagacacgtgccgtgggcccttgtacaacaaaatataaaaaggGCTTTCCAGTGTGGTCCTTGTTCAAACAAAAAtaactctcatcttcaaccgtttatccAGGATCAGTGCGCAGGAAGAATAATcgcaaaatacaataaataaatactacagattgaaaaaaaaaaatcgttatTCTGTCCCTCTCCCAAGATGGCGACCAGACTTGCTATTTAAGTGAACAATGATGTCCGCTCTAGCGTGTAATTTTTGTATCTCTATACAAACGCACTGTGGTTGGTTGCTAAGACAGCAGAACCGAGTTTAATGGGTCTCAGAGTAAACGGTTACACCAAAACTCGGACTGTGATTGGTTACAGTAGGCACAAAATTTGATGGTGCACAGAAAATGGTGTACGTCGGAGAAGTTATTCCTGTTAGCATGTTCTTGtgcttttttaaataatttcacTTGTCGGACGGTGGGATACCTACAACTCGGAAAGTAACTGGAGCTGTAAGGTGACATTTGTGTTAGTGAAGCCGGAGCGGACTGAGCACTATGTCTCGCTGGAAGACACTCGGGTTTATCGGCGCCTCCGCTGCTGTGACCGGAGGAGTCGCGTATGGTGTTTGGCGCTTCCTGTTCTCAGGAGGAGACAGAGGAGAGATCACAGCACGGCCACAAGAGGAGCAGGAGCCAGAAGAAACTGTTACCGCTGTAGACACCCCTTCTGTGGAGGTACACATTTAAACGCAGGGGCGTACCCACTGTGGAAATGGCAATTTTGAAACTTTGATACAGTTTCGAAACATTTCAACGAAGTACTGTTTCGAAATGATTCGACACTCGTTACCTTGAAGCCAAAGTACAGCCTATCAGACATCCTTAAAATTTAAATGTAAAATTAATTTGCGAATGTTTCAACTCATTCCTATGTTTTCAGTTATCTTCGTGGTCTTAGCGTTATATTCTAGTAGTTgtccataaatcaaatcaaatcaattttatttatatagcgccaaatcacaacaaacagttcccccaaggcgctttatattgtaaggcaaggccatacaataattatggaaaaaccccaacggttgaaacgaccccctgtgagcaagcacttggcgacagtgggaaggaaaaactcccttttaacaggaagaaacctccagcagaaccaggctcagggaggggcagtcttctgctgggactggttggggctgagggagagaaccaggaaaaagacatgctgtggaggggagcagagatcaatcaccaatgattaaatgcagagtggtgcatacagagcaaaaagagaaagaaacactcagtgcatcatgggaaccccccagcagtctaaatctatagtagcataactaagggatggttcagggtcacctgatccagccctaactataagctttagcaaaaaggaaagttttaagcctaatcttaaaagtagagagggtgtctgtctccctgatccgaattgggagctggttccacaggagaggagcctgaaagctgaaggctctgcctcccattctactcttacaaaccctaggaactacaagtaagcctgcagtctgagagcgacgcgctctattggggtgatatggtactatgaggtccctaagataagatgggacctgattattcaaaaccttataagtaagaagaagaattttaaattctattctagaattaacaggaagccaatgaagagaggccaatatgggtgagagatgctctctccttctagtccctgtcagtactctagctgcagcattttgaattaactgaaggcttttcagggaacttttaggacaacctgataataatgaattacaatagtccagcctagaggaaataaatgcatgaattagtttttcagcatcactctgagacaagacctttctaattttagagatattgcgcaaatgcaaaaaagcagtcctacatatttgtttaatatgcgcattgaatgacatatcctgatcaaaaatgactccgatttctcacagtattactagaggtcagggtaatgccatccagagtaaggatctggttagacaccatgtttctaagatttgtggggccaagtacaataacttcagttttatctgagtttaaaagcaggaaattagaggtcatccatgtctttatgtctgtaagacaatcctgcagtttagctaattggtgtgtgtcctctggcttcatggatagataaagctgagtatcatctgcgtaacaatgaaaatttaagcaatgctgtctaataatactgcctaagggaaacatgtataaagtgaataaaattggtcctagcacagaaccttgtggaactccataattaaccttagtttgtgaagaagattccccatttacatgaacaaattgtaatctattagataaatatgattcaaaccaccgcagcgcagtgcctttaatacctatggcatgctctaatctctgtaataaaattttatggtcagcagtatcaaaagcagcactgaggtctaacagaacaagcacagagatgagtccactgtctgagaccataagaagatcatttgtaaccttcactaatgctgtttctgtactatgatgaattctaaaacctgactgaaactcttcaaatagaccattcctctgcagatgatcagttagctgctttacaactaccctttcaagaatttttgagagaaaaggaaggttgggtaGAGACCATAGACCATAGAGTTATAACTGTGGTAGTTGTCAGCCAGCTTCATGATAAAATTTTATTTGTATCATGATACATTTACATGACACCACTGTTCAcattattatgtaaaaactaatcTGTGGTAAATGTTtaactttaaagaaacaaattattcaAAAGTTTAAATTGTAATCCTTTCTTTATCTATTTGTATATTCTATCAATCATTTATGATTATTCTGCAAGTATGGTGTCACAATatgaaaaaataacaaaaaaataagatTCGAAGGCCTTACAATATGATTATCAACATATGCAATGTATCATTGTTACCTTTTGTCAATGTTAAATTGAACCCAATAATGCAGGTGCAAACAGAAGCTGATGGTAGGTACAAAAACAAGGTGATTTATTGTActtctcccaaaaaaaaaaaaaaaaaaacgttccaAAACAGCTGAAAATGTGAACATGACCAGAATAGTACACTCCAGTGAATAGTCAGTAAAGGACACTAACTGGTAGGGCAAAACAAAATGATCAGCACCCGAACAACAAAATGACAAAGCAACATCAGAACTCACGAACTTACTCACAGATGAACCACACAAGAGAAGGAAGGAACTGGCAGTGAgcaggggaagggcgagtgcttAAATGCAAAATGACAAATCATAACAGGTGTGCAGACATGTGAGAACGGGAAACAACAGTGTATGTGGAAAGGAACAGAATACAAGGTGGCAAGAACTAATAAGACAGCAGCCAGAAAAATAACATAACAGACATCAAGAGTGAGTGGAAAATAAGTAATACCAATAACCAAACATAACAGCAGAAGAGGAGAAATCATAATACAAAAACAAACGTGAACCTTGACAGTGAAAACTAAGCCACAGGGtagaaaaaaacacaataactaaGAACAAAATCATAAGGAGATCTGAACACAAAAGGTTATTAGAATAAACAATGAACACAAACTACAGCCACAAGGCAACGAGGAATAAGGAATACTTAGTGCGCATGAAATGGCAAAGGACGAATACAGGATCTCATCATTGACAGGGCATAATGGGCAGAACACAGGAAGAGAAATATATaatatgcacaaacacacacacacaacactgagTGGGGATACACACGTACACACTATAGACAAGGGAGGAACACCCACACAAAAcagaggcatggagtcaacacacccacatgcacaagaCACTAAGAGGGCACCCACATAAGACGAGAGAGGACACACCTACACGCATGTCACTGACATGCCTCCACACATCAGGGACACGAGGACAGCATACATCCACACACATGAACACAAGAGGCAATGCAAACCAAAAATCATGTCACAAAGCAAAACACAAAGGactgaaaacaaaccaaaaccagatGGAtatatacaataataataatacccctGGTATTTTCATTattaagtattgcagtattattactattgttgtagcatgtttttgttgtgttgggGTGAGGGCACATTTTAGTGCAGAAAcaactctctctctttctttccccTAAGATTTGGGGTCCCATCCACCAAGAAATGCATGTGTTTGGCTCAGCACAGAGGCGATGGAGTTCACTCTTACTGATCCGAATGATCTCAAAGATGCGTAGCAAGGATTATCTCCATGACAACTGTTTTTCCCCTGTGGAAAAAGGCCAATTAAGCATTTTAtgagcattatatatatatatatatatatatatatatatatatatatatatatatatatatatatatatatatatatatatatatatatatatatatatatatatatatatacacaacccctggcaaaaattatggaatcaccggcctcggaggatgttcattcagttgtttaattttgtagaaaaaaagcagatcacagacatgacacaaaactaaagtaatttcaaatgacaaatttctggctttaagaaacactataagaaatcaagaaaaaaagattgtggcagtcagtaacggttacttttttagaccaagcagaggaaaaaaatatggactcactcaattctgaggaataaattatggaatcaccctgtaaattttcatccccaaaactaacacctgcatcaaatcacatctgcttgttagtctgcatctaaaaaggagtgatcacaccttggagagctgttgcaccaagtggactgacatgaatcatggctccaacacgagagatgtcaattgaaacaaaggagaggattatcaaactcttaaaagagggtaaatcatcatgcaatgttgcaaaagatgtttgttgttcacagtcagctgtgtctaaactctggaccaaatacaaacaacatgggaaggttgttaaaggcaaacatactggtagaccaaggaagacatcaaagcgtcaagacagaaaacttaaagctatatgtctcaaaaatcgaaaatgcacacaaaacaaatgaggaacgaatgggaggaaactggagtcaacgtctgtgaccgaactgtaggaaacagcctaaaggaaatgggatttacatacagaaaagctaaacgaaagccatcattaacacctaaacagaaaaaaacaaggttacaatgggctaaagaaaagcaatcgtggactgtggatgactggatgaaagtcatattcagtgatgaatctcgaatctgcattgggcaaggtgatgatgctggaacgtttgtttggtgctgttccaatgagatttataaagatgactgcctgaagagaacatgtaaatttccacagtcattgatgatatggggctgcatgtcaggtaaaggcactggggagatggctgtcattacatcatcaataaatgcacaagtttacgttgatattttggacacttttctgatgtttgaggatgatgaaatcatttttcaagaagataatgcatcttgccatagagcaaaaactgaaaacattccttgcaaaaagacacatagggtcaatttcatgacatagggtcaatgtcaacgagcagatgtgatttgatgcaggtattagttttggggatggaaatttacagggtgattccataatttattcctcagaattgagtgactccatatttttttcctctgcttggtctaaaaaagtaaccgttactgactgccacaatctttttttcttgatttcttacagtgtttcttaaagccagaaagttgccatttgaaatgactttagttttgtgtcatgtctgtgatctgctttttttctacaaaattaaacaacagaatgaacatcctccgaggccggtgattccataatttttgccaggggttgtatatgtgtgtgtgtatatatagcctCTAAAGAAGTGCAATTTTCCCCATCACTCACAAGGTACTAAGTGGTACAAGCAAGTTAGGAGGAACTTACCTTTCTATCGGATCCTTTTTCTTGCCCTTTAAACTCGCAGTTCTGCACTTCAACCAACCACCTTTTTGGTTCCACTACTGTTGCTGCCTCAAATGGTGAATTAATAACAGCTCCAGGTACATCTTCTGGGTTCACAATTGGTTTAAAAGTACTGCATCCCTCTTTGTTTACATCCAAAAATGCTAGCAGTAGGCATACAAACTATCTCATGTTGCATTGCGCAAGGGCTACATCTGATCATGTGCACTGACACATGCAATTCCCTTATTAAGAAACACATTTGTTATGGAAAATGTTCAAGTCAATTGGAGATAAACCCGACTCTGAATGAATGTCTGTGTTTTGCAGTCAAGCTGGACGAAGTCATGTGAAAATCAAATACTGGTTCTGGGTCTAGACGGAGCCGGTAAGAGCTCCCTGCTGCACTGTTTGGCCTATGGCAAACTGACACAGGATGTTGAGCCCACAGAGGGCATCAACGTCTTTTGCATCAACACAGACGGCACGCGCATCGAGTTTGTTGAAGGTAAGAAGTGATGTCTCAAAGTGTTAGTGGCTGCATGAGTTTTTGCAGCACCTTTAAAGCCCGATTCAGGCAGGATTTGTTTGTGGAgaggagcagtggtgggcacagctaaccagaaaattagctttgataacagataatcagctaactgaaaagttatcttttataaagctaaaccgattaaaccacccaaaaatttatcggaagctacagataaccgataacttccagtattgtctccggtacacttgcaactactaacaagatgattttgagttttaacaccacaatcgcttctggtagcatcaaaggcgactatagacccaaacaatgagtcaccacttctgtctttgggcgccctgcccactgccggAAGCTGttgtttattacatagcttctAGCAGCGAAGAAGTTGAGCAGGGAACCTCAGCTCTCAATAACAGCGTtgctgtgaggcggaggtcttggagaATAAAGCAGTGCTGGCTTATGGTttagtttataaataaaattaatactgatagaataactccattaatgtcaattctgtcatttgtacaaagttaaaatatcttttaatgttgaataatgaactaattctgaagttttgtaacaaacacagacagatggccaaatgattatgggtaaaatgtgcctccactaacactgattggttgactcattcattctatgtaaaccaacacattaaatgtgagctgtgtcgtgtgttggtgtttacagataaatttatgtaaaatatgccattgttttatttgtaaaaaaaaaaggcatttaaaaaaaaaaaaaaaagccaagttgtaattagataaccatctgatataaccggtgtcaaaataaatagaacactgccaactactggattCTCAGTACCTGGGGGaatactaccatgaacactactggccagtagatggcagtagagaccgtgaaaacttggcaaaacaaaattccagttaatccctgtctgctacatttaagatgcgtggaatttaataaacgcaaactgaatttcagacatcttatatatattgctctggaacaaagatgacagacagtgtttgacataagcaggactcttaTAGCAAAACAGgataatgattccaattgaacataatggaggagcaacctgatTTTCttatggcatttttacataaaacaagcgCAATATAAcaatgtctgtaaacccagagaatatattcacaagagttttaggcacaatatacaaagagtttaatgctattgtccgtgtggagcctgatcagagtgtctcaaatgcatttcttctgtcctgAATGTACTGagccacccataatgcacctgggcacagcatgtccacactaaaaccttcaaaatgagtgcattactttaaaactaaaacatatatctgatattttcagtttataaaacttcaaacgtgatgttaatttaaataacttgtccgaaattagtttggttaaaattttaaccataagttaaaac
This genomic window from Thalassophryne amazonica chromosome 9, fThaAma1.1, whole genome shotgun sequence contains:
- the arl9 gene encoding ADP-ribosylation factor-like protein 9, with translation MSRWKTLGFIGASAAVTGGVAYGVWRFLFSGGDRGEITARPQEEQEPEETVTAVDTPSVESSWTKSCENQILVLGLDGAGKSSLLHCLAYGKLTQDVEPTEGINVFCINTDGTRIEFVEVGGNMELRPYWQKYISKSVMMVFVVDSSDTERFPIAKKLLHELWNYDPVLPVIVLANKQDLPGACSITDMFEVLSLAEAGDQRKIFIISTYTKKGEAELSSGVQDAQDLIMQMICGSN